The following proteins are encoded in a genomic region of Alistipes shahii WAL 8301:
- a CDS encoding DUF4955 domain-containing protein — MNKLFLWIAAASAFVLQSCENTDGIRDEIGSLRDRVIALEAKIGSVNTSIVALHKLMDESTIIVGIEPNAKGYEIELSDGTRLPVILGEKIEALVPVMGIDAEGYWTVSLDGGATSERLKVGGEYVSAWPVSGGDHKPGAEGVTPQLKVSADGEWLVSLDGGVTYAPLLQNGQPVNALGDKVVVSYSSAFKSVTYDATTGLLAVELLDGEKLTLPVFDDFGLTVTASDNETFRLGETRAFEVVQNNVAEAVIDAPAGWTAVLGETTLTVKAPATFDAASQQAAVSVTVYSDRKYRKLVTLNVTLLDEQVDVNAALAWRNFKAGTADNVLLDYSYAGYKHGEEAPADVWGLGYKVYNVVDYGADPTGVRSSRGALAALLKELKLSGRSDAGANLANANARAVIYFPEGRFVLHNDDDNVVDPTSANQKYTDSKGNNRSEEIFIRGGYFVLKGAGRGKTTLVMDTPNLPNNSEQMWSSPMMINIKHNSGLSDLTTVTGDAARGTFSVEVASAAGIGKGDWVCLSLSNNDPTLVAQELAPHRVEGNMTDIQTITVEDYHQVASVSGNRVTFAEPIMYAVEAKWGWKIRKYPHYEHVGVEDLTFEGRSKENFGHHASWEDDGAYKPLNMMRLTDSWIRRVDFRGVSEALSIVSSANCSAYDIEISGNRGHSGVRSQSSSRIFIGKVCDRSRGQAVSPPYTSTGYFENAGQYHASGVSNTSLGAVLWNNTWGDDAFFESHSRQPRATLVDRCTGGFVQWRFGGDETNVPNHLGDLTIWNLNATRAAHDFGAEPFKWWLSSDKWWKTMPPIIVGFHGAAVTFDESAEQVKYLESNGAAVEPLSLYEAQLRQRLGYVPAWLNSLK; from the coding sequence ATGAATAAATTGTTTTTGTGGATTGCAGCGGCCTCGGCCTTTGTGCTGCAATCGTGTGAGAACACCGACGGCATCCGCGACGAGATCGGGAGCCTGCGCGACCGGGTGATTGCGCTGGAGGCGAAGATCGGCAGCGTGAACACCTCCATCGTGGCGCTCCACAAGTTGATGGACGAGTCGACGATCATCGTCGGGATCGAACCCAACGCAAAGGGGTACGAGATCGAGTTGAGCGACGGAACCCGGCTGCCCGTCATCCTCGGTGAGAAGATCGAGGCGCTGGTTCCCGTCATGGGCATCGACGCCGAGGGCTACTGGACCGTGAGCCTCGACGGCGGAGCCACTTCCGAGCGGCTGAAGGTCGGCGGAGAGTACGTTTCGGCATGGCCCGTTTCGGGCGGCGACCATAAGCCCGGCGCCGAGGGCGTCACCCCGCAGCTGAAGGTTTCGGCCGACGGGGAGTGGCTCGTGAGCCTCGACGGCGGGGTGACCTACGCGCCGCTTTTGCAAAACGGACAGCCGGTCAATGCCTTGGGGGATAAAGTCGTCGTCAGTTACAGTTCGGCTTTCAAGTCGGTGACTTACGACGCGACGACCGGACTTTTGGCGGTCGAACTGCTCGACGGCGAAAAACTCACGCTTCCCGTCTTCGACGATTTCGGACTGACGGTGACGGCTTCCGACAACGAGACTTTCCGCCTCGGGGAGACCCGGGCTTTCGAGGTCGTGCAGAACAACGTCGCCGAGGCGGTGATCGACGCTCCTGCGGGCTGGACGGCCGTGCTTGGCGAGACGACGCTGACGGTCAAGGCTCCCGCGACGTTCGACGCCGCTTCGCAGCAGGCGGCGGTCTCGGTGACGGTCTATTCGGACAGGAAATACCGGAAACTCGTCACGCTGAATGTGACGCTGCTCGACGAGCAGGTGGATGTCAACGCCGCTCTGGCATGGCGGAATTTTAAGGCCGGAACTGCGGATAACGTCCTGCTCGATTATTCGTATGCCGGTTACAAGCACGGCGAGGAGGCTCCGGCCGATGTCTGGGGACTGGGCTACAAGGTTTACAACGTCGTCGACTACGGCGCCGATCCCACGGGCGTCAGGTCCTCGCGCGGGGCGTTGGCAGCGCTGCTCAAGGAGCTGAAACTTTCCGGACGGAGCGATGCGGGGGCGAACCTCGCGAATGCCAATGCCCGGGCGGTGATCTACTTCCCCGAGGGGCGTTTCGTCCTCCACAACGACGACGACAACGTGGTGGACCCAACCTCCGCCAACCAGAAATACACCGATTCGAAGGGGAACAACCGCAGCGAGGAGATTTTCATTCGCGGGGGTTATTTCGTGCTCAAGGGCGCGGGCCGCGGCAAGACGACGCTCGTCATGGACACGCCCAACCTGCCGAACAACTCGGAGCAGATGTGGTCGTCGCCCATGATGATCAATATCAAGCACAATTCGGGACTTTCGGACCTCACGACGGTGACGGGCGACGCCGCACGCGGCACGTTCTCGGTGGAGGTGGCTTCGGCGGCCGGCATCGGGAAGGGCGACTGGGTGTGCCTTTCGCTTTCGAACAACGACCCGACGCTGGTGGCGCAGGAGCTGGCGCCGCACCGGGTCGAGGGAAACATGACCGATATTCAGACCATTACGGTCGAGGACTATCACCAGGTGGCTTCCGTAAGCGGCAACCGCGTGACCTTCGCCGAACCGATCATGTACGCCGTGGAGGCCAAATGGGGCTGGAAAATCCGCAAGTATCCCCATTATGAACATGTCGGCGTCGAGGACCTCACGTTCGAGGGCCGCTCGAAGGAGAACTTCGGCCACCACGCTTCGTGGGAGGACGACGGGGCCTACAAGCCGCTCAACATGATGCGTCTGACCGATTCGTGGATTCGCCGCGTCGATTTCAGGGGCGTCAGCGAGGCGTTGTCGATCGTGTCGAGCGCCAACTGCTCGGCCTACGACATCGAGATCAGCGGCAACCGCGGCCACTCGGGCGTGCGCTCGCAGTCCTCGTCGCGCATCTTCATCGGCAAGGTCTGCGACCGCAGCCGCGGGCAGGCTGTCTCGCCGCCCTATACGAGCACGGGGTATTTCGAAAACGCCGGACAGTACCACGCCTCGGGTGTGTCGAACACCTCGCTGGGGGCCGTGCTGTGGAACAACACGTGGGGTGACGACGCCTTCTTCGAGTCGCACTCCAGGCAGCCGCGCGCCACGCTCGTCGACCGTTGCACGGGCGGATTCGTGCAATGGCGTTTCGGCGGCGACGAAACCAACGTGCCCAACCACCTGGGCGACCTGACGATCTGGAATCTGAACGCCACGCGTGCGGCGCACGATTTCGGGGCCGAACCGTTCAAGTGGTGGCTCTCCTCGGACAAGTGGTGGAAGACCATGCCGCCGATCATCGTCGGATTCCACGGCGCGGCGGTCACCTTCGACGAGAGCGCCGAACAGGTGAAATACCTCGAAAGCAACGGCGCGGCCGTCGAGCCGCTGTCGCTCTACGAAGCGCAGCTGCGCCAGCGGTTAGGGTATGTCCCCGCATGGCTCAATTCATTGAAATAG
- a CDS encoding sulfatase, whose translation MKIRIAIPFAGLALTACGQSETGRPNVIYVFPDQYRNSSLGFWSDPEFAAEVGWKGDPVATPNLDRFAREATVLTEAVSNFPVSSPHRGMLLSGMYPERNGVVLNCMSERPESSLREDAECIGDVFSAAGYDCAYIGKLHADFPTKNNPQRPGTYVSDAVPEWDAYTPPERRHGFNYWYSYGTYDVHKHPHYWDTDGNRHDVDEWSPRHEVSKAIEYIENKGGVRDPGKPFLMMIGMNPPHSPYASTDDCDLEGYERYKDKSLTELLVRDNADTTMAKAAAVRYYFANVSGIDREFGRLLAALDRAGLTENTIVVFASDHGETMTSHSTDDPKNSIWRESLNIPFLVRYPGRVPHRVDDLLLSTPDIMPTLLGLAGLGERIPASVEGRDYSAVLRQDAVQPERPRAALYMRNLDGGRDADGLVRGFFAQARGVKTATHTMELRIGRDGTLERVLMFDDAADPYQLHNLAPEEHPALFAALCRELAVLLRDNDDVWFREGVLSDVVPYDTNN comes from the coding sequence TTGAAAATTAGAATTGCAATTCCGTTTGCGGGCCTCGCCCTGACGGCCTGCGGGCAGTCGGAGACCGGGCGCCCCAACGTGATCTACGTATTTCCGGACCAGTATCGCAACTCCTCGCTGGGGTTCTGGAGCGATCCGGAGTTCGCCGCCGAGGTGGGGTGGAAGGGCGATCCGGTCGCAACGCCCAACCTCGACCGCTTCGCCCGCGAAGCCACGGTGCTGACCGAGGCGGTGAGCAATTTCCCCGTGAGCAGCCCCCACCGGGGCATGTTGCTTTCGGGCATGTATCCCGAGCGGAACGGCGTGGTGCTGAACTGCATGTCGGAGCGTCCCGAAAGTTCGCTGCGCGAGGACGCCGAGTGTATCGGCGACGTCTTCTCGGCGGCGGGCTACGACTGCGCCTACATCGGCAAGCTGCACGCCGACTTCCCGACGAAGAACAACCCCCAGCGTCCGGGAACCTACGTCAGCGACGCTGTTCCCGAGTGGGACGCCTACACGCCGCCCGAACGCCGCCACGGGTTCAACTACTGGTACTCCTACGGCACCTACGACGTGCACAAGCATCCCCATTACTGGGATACCGACGGCAACCGTCACGATGTCGACGAGTGGTCGCCGCGGCACGAAGTTTCGAAAGCCATCGAATATATCGAAAACAAGGGCGGCGTGCGCGATCCGGGAAAACCGTTCCTGATGATGATCGGCATGAATCCGCCGCATTCGCCTTACGCTTCGACCGACGACTGCGACCTGGAGGGGTATGAACGTTACAAGGACAAGTCGCTGACCGAGCTGCTCGTGCGCGACAACGCCGACACGACGATGGCCAAGGCCGCCGCCGTGCGTTACTATTTCGCCAACGTGAGCGGTATCGACCGTGAGTTCGGCCGCCTGCTCGCTGCGCTGGACAGGGCGGGGCTTACGGAGAACACGATCGTGGTCTTCGCTTCGGACCACGGCGAGACGATGACCAGCCATTCGACCGACGACCCCAAGAACTCGATCTGGCGCGAGTCGCTGAACATTCCCTTTCTGGTGCGCTATCCGGGGCGGGTGCCGCACCGTGTGGACGATCTGCTGCTCTCGACGCCCGACATCATGCCGACGCTGCTGGGGCTGGCGGGCCTCGGGGAGCGGATTCCCGCGAGTGTCGAGGGGCGCGACTACTCGGCCGTGCTGCGGCAGGACGCCGTGCAGCCCGAACGCCCGCGCGCTGCCCTTTACATGCGCAACCTCGACGGCGGGCGCGATGCCGACGGACTGGTCCGCGGCTTCTTCGCCCAGGCGCGCGGGGTGAAGACCGCAACGCATACGATGGAGCTGCGCATCGGCCGCGACGGGACGCTCGAACGCGTGCTGATGTTCGACGATGCGGCCGATCCCTACCAGCTGCACAACCTCGCGCCGGAGGAGCATCCTGCGCTGTTCGCCGCGCTGTGCCGCGAACTGGCCGTGTTGCTGCGCGACAACGACGACGTGTGGTTCCGCGAGGGCGTCTTGTCCGACGTGGTTCCCTATGATACGAATAACTAA
- a CDS encoding chondroitinase family polysaccharide lyase translates to MYKLLFLAAASVWSWAAPAQSVREVADARILSFEESAAPFTASEGSSLSVSGDHYKHGAHALRWQWSRAGARVRIESPVGYLSENPNPRETSVSTFVFWVYAPKALDGKLRFEFRKEGRTCAWFDYGLEFTGWRGAWVAFDRDMQGRPEEGMDELVVTAEGVERGELYFDHLILSSFQDVRHHTADFQAPFINAATTSHWLTLLQSWRNPMPALPAAVGEGERRDMATVERRLRELLLEGRKPMAMKTLRKRFDAYGIAENPDGTLRGKPIWFVRYAETYINLGHPDVGKLFNDNGQTLRKYNDFLFQVAVAHDAAADAAERAELERMYVLLTRHLLDQGFAAGSAQGTLHHLGYSMRNFYTAPVIMRDVLRRAGLEHDVQQAMEWFSGVGEVKLPPAEPGMDIDAFNTSLVGRLASIVMLPDTPVKAAWLEAFSRWVDNGYKVTEGTGPCFKSDGTVFHHRRHYPAYAVDGFSGGAVNAVWLLSKTQFAVSAESHAVLKRALLEMRFYCNLRSFPLALSGRHPDGRGELVPWHYARLAVAGTPDGRGEIDPELAAAYLRVAKGKDAYTRLFAEKGFAPEPSPAGNRVYGYNASVSHRRADWLVTVAGHSRYLWSAEIYQGANHYGRYLTHGSMQLLADGDPVSAFGSGFRQEGWDWRHIPGTTALEIPMERMKADIRNVDTASGYEEMLLSDEAFAGGVSHRGRDGVFAMELHEHDKYNGSLRARKSWFFFDNRIVCMGSDIENKAEGGVHTTLFQNFLADAADPLVVNGEAVTQFPYRAELAGGAVLRDNLRNAYFVPKGRVVVSKSLQRSLDEETDAPTQNNFATAWIDHGSGSVSGGGYEYMLAVHASDEEAARYARELPYEVLRRDASAHILRDRPSGITGYALFAAGKVGEGLLESVSLPSLVMIGGDGEGLTVSAADPDLRFYEGPSDEVFDADGRRAERSVYSRKWIDNPSGESQLEVVIRGRWQSADDRPECRIEPAGENTALIFTCREGATREVNLIEMK, encoded by the coding sequence GTCGCTGTCCGTCTCGGGCGACCATTACAAGCACGGCGCGCACGCGCTCCGCTGGCAATGGTCGCGGGCGGGCGCCCGGGTGCGCATCGAATCCCCGGTGGGTTACCTGTCGGAAAATCCCAATCCCAGGGAGACCTCCGTTTCGACCTTCGTGTTCTGGGTCTACGCCCCGAAGGCGCTCGACGGGAAATTGCGTTTCGAGTTCCGCAAGGAGGGGCGCACCTGCGCGTGGTTCGACTACGGACTGGAGTTCACCGGCTGGCGCGGGGCATGGGTGGCTTTCGACCGCGACATGCAGGGCCGGCCCGAGGAGGGGATGGACGAACTGGTCGTCACGGCGGAGGGCGTCGAACGGGGCGAGTTGTATTTCGACCACCTGATTCTCTCCTCGTTTCAGGACGTGCGGCACCATACGGCCGATTTCCAGGCGCCGTTCATCAACGCCGCGACCACGAGCCACTGGCTCACGCTGCTGCAATCGTGGCGCAATCCGATGCCCGCACTCCCCGCCGCGGTCGGTGAGGGGGAGCGGCGCGATATGGCGACCGTCGAACGGCGTCTGCGCGAACTGCTGCTCGAAGGCCGGAAGCCGATGGCGATGAAGACCCTGCGCAAACGCTTCGACGCATACGGCATTGCGGAAAATCCCGACGGGACGCTTCGGGGCAAGCCGATCTGGTTCGTGCGCTATGCCGAGACCTATATCAATCTGGGCCATCCCGATGTCGGCAAACTGTTCAACGACAACGGCCAGACGCTGCGCAAATACAACGACTTCCTGTTCCAGGTCGCCGTGGCCCACGATGCCGCTGCGGACGCCGCCGAGCGGGCGGAGCTGGAGCGGATGTATGTGCTGCTGACGCGGCATCTTCTGGATCAGGGCTTCGCCGCGGGAAGTGCGCAGGGAACCCTGCACCACCTGGGGTACAGCATGCGCAATTTTTACACGGCTCCCGTCATCATGCGCGACGTGCTGCGTCGCGCCGGGCTGGAACACGACGTGCAGCAGGCTATGGAGTGGTTTTCGGGCGTGGGCGAGGTGAAACTTCCGCCGGCGGAGCCGGGGATGGACATCGACGCGTTCAACACCTCGCTCGTCGGCCGTCTGGCGAGCATCGTGATGCTCCCGGACACCCCGGTGAAAGCGGCCTGGCTGGAGGCGTTCTCCCGCTGGGTCGACAACGGATATAAGGTCACCGAGGGGACCGGGCCCTGCTTCAAGAGCGACGGCACGGTCTTCCACCACCGGCGTCACTACCCGGCCTATGCCGTGGACGGGTTCAGCGGCGGGGCCGTGAATGCCGTGTGGCTGTTGTCGAAGACGCAGTTCGCGGTGAGCGCCGAAAGCCATGCCGTTCTGAAACGCGCGCTGCTCGAAATGCGCTTCTACTGCAACCTGCGGTCGTTTCCGCTGGCCCTTTCGGGCCGTCATCCCGACGGCCGCGGAGAACTGGTCCCGTGGCATTATGCCCGGCTGGCCGTCGCGGGTACGCCCGACGGCCGCGGGGAGATCGACCCGGAGCTGGCCGCCGCCTACCTGCGCGTGGCCAAAGGAAAAGACGCTTATACGCGGCTGTTCGCCGAAAAGGGCTTCGCTCCCGAACCTTCGCCTGCGGGGAACCGCGTCTACGGCTACAATGCCTCGGTGTCGCACCGGCGCGCCGACTGGCTGGTGACCGTCGCGGGCCACAGCCGCTATCTCTGGTCGGCGGAGATTTACCAGGGAGCCAACCACTACGGTCGCTACCTGACGCACGGCAGCATGCAGCTGCTTGCAGACGGCGATCCCGTGAGCGCCTTCGGCAGCGGGTTCCGGCAGGAGGGCTGGGACTGGCGGCACATTCCCGGGACGACGGCGCTCGAAATCCCGATGGAGCGGATGAAGGCCGATATCCGGAACGTCGACACCGCGTCGGGCTACGAGGAGATGCTCCTCTCCGACGAGGCCTTCGCCGGAGGCGTCAGCCACAGGGGCCGCGACGGGGTGTTCGCGATGGAACTCCACGAGCACGACAAATACAACGGTTCGCTGCGGGCGCGCAAGTCGTGGTTTTTCTTCGACAACCGCATCGTCTGTATGGGTTCCGACATCGAAAACAAGGCCGAGGGCGGTGTGCATACGACGCTGTTCCAGAATTTTCTGGCGGACGCGGCCGATCCGCTCGTCGTGAACGGCGAGGCGGTGACGCAGTTCCCCTACCGGGCCGAACTTGCGGGCGGCGCCGTCCTGCGCGACAACCTGCGCAACGCTTACTTCGTGCCGAAAGGTAGGGTAGTCGTTTCGAAATCACTTCAGCGTTCGCTCGACGAGGAGACCGACGCCCCGACGCAGAACAATTTCGCAACGGCGTGGATAGATCACGGCAGCGGGTCCGTCAGCGGCGGCGGGTACGAATACATGCTGGCCGTGCACGCTTCGGACGAAGAGGCGGCCCGCTACGCGCGGGAACTTCCCTACGAGGTGCTGCGCCGCGACGCCTCGGCGCATATCCTGCGCGACAGGCCGTCGGGCATTACGGGCTATGCCCTTTTTGCGGCCGGTAAGGTGGGCGAGGGGTTGCTGGAAAGCGTTTCGCTGCCTTCGCTGGTGATGATCGGCGGGGATGGCGAAGGGCTGACGGTGAGCGCTGCGGACCCCGACCTGCGTTTCTACGAGGGGCCGAGCGACGAGGTGTTCGATGCCGACGGCAGGCGCGCCGAGCGGAGCGTCTACTCCCGCAAGTGGATCGACAATCCCTCGGGAGAGTCGCAGCTGGAGGTCGTGATCCGCGGCCGCTGGCAGTCCGCAGACGATAGGCCGGAGTGCCGGATCGAACCCGCGGGCGAAAACACCGCTTTGATCTTCACGTGCCGCGAAGGTGCGACGCGCGAAGTGAACCTGATTGAAATGAAATAA